The following are encoded together in the Natronolimnobius sp. AArcel1 genome:
- a CDS encoding extracellular solute-binding protein, protein MTLNRRTVLKSTTGVAVGAALAGCLGGGGDGGSSGDAEIYHERTGSERDVIEGFIDQFNEENDDEFEITAEQVSELGDQIDTAVPAGDGPELYDWAHDWLGEHVERELVYDVSDDLEIDIEEEFVDTGVDAISHNGGVYALPTGGEVPTLMYDQNKVDEAPETLEEMVEIMEEHHDPSAGEYGFTMEFNEYMCTWVTHAFGGYYYSDEEEETGLDQPEVWEGMEVVRDSLWEYAPNDREYDPQFSTFQNGNAPFSVNGPWGVGDLEDSEVDLGIAPLPTIEGNEPRPYTGVDMYYFSIENEDEERREAAIAFAEWVSTNQDNLLELVDEHGYIPVHQELSGSDELPETIEPFSETFEMGIPMPSDIAMDYVWDPTDEAVAQVLTQDADIEEAFTAAAEEIRETWDDEDIF, encoded by the coding sequence TCAAGAGTACGACTGGAGTCGCAGTTGGTGCAGCACTGGCCGGTTGTCTCGGTGGGGGCGGCGACGGTGGGAGCTCAGGCGATGCAGAAATCTATCACGAACGGACGGGCTCCGAGCGCGATGTGATCGAGGGATTCATCGACCAGTTTAACGAGGAAAACGACGACGAGTTCGAAATCACGGCCGAGCAGGTCAGCGAACTGGGCGACCAGATCGATACCGCTGTGCCAGCCGGTGACGGTCCCGAACTGTACGACTGGGCACACGACTGGCTTGGCGAACACGTCGAGCGAGAACTCGTCTACGATGTCAGCGACGACCTCGAGATTGACATCGAAGAGGAGTTCGTCGACACTGGCGTCGACGCAATTTCGCACAACGGCGGCGTCTACGCACTCCCAACTGGTGGAGAGGTGCCGACGCTGATGTACGACCAGAACAAGGTCGACGAAGCGCCGGAAACGCTCGAGGAAATGGTCGAGATCATGGAAGAGCATCACGACCCATCCGCTGGGGAGTATGGCTTTACCATGGAGTTCAACGAGTACATGTGCACGTGGGTTACGCACGCCTTCGGTGGCTACTACTACTCCGATGAGGAAGAAGAGACTGGACTCGACCAGCCTGAAGTGTGGGAAGGTATGGAAGTCGTTCGGGACTCTCTTTGGGAGTACGCGCCGAACGACCGCGAGTACGATCCGCAGTTCAGTACGTTCCAGAACGGTAACGCACCGTTTTCGGTTAACGGCCCATGGGGCGTTGGAGACCTCGAGGACTCTGAGGTTGACCTCGGAATCGCACCGCTGCCAACGATCGAGGGCAATGAGCCACGACCGTACACCGGCGTGGACATGTACTACTTCTCGATCGAGAACGAGGACGAAGAGCGACGTGAAGCGGCTATCGCGTTCGCGGAATGGGTATCGACGAACCAGGACAACCTCCTCGAGCTCGTCGATGAGCACGGCTACATCCCAGTCCATCAGGAGCTGTCCGGAAGCGACGAACTGCCCGAGACGATCGAGCCGTTCTCGGAGACGTTCGAGATGGGGATTCCGATGCCAAGCGACATCGCGATGGATTACGTCTGGGATCCAACTGACGAGGCTGTTGCACAGGTGTTGACCCAGGATGCAGACATTGAGGAAGCCTTCACGGCAGCGGCAGAAGAGATCCGTGAAACGTGGGACGACGAAGACATCTTCTAA